A genomic segment from Acyrthosiphon pisum isolate AL4f chromosome A3, pea_aphid_22Mar2018_4r6ur, whole genome shotgun sequence encodes:
- the LOC100575596 gene encoding uncharacterized protein LOC100575596: protein MAEKSGHVKVAEDPFCGVGGNVIQLTRRFDDEENSNNMPAEAEISSPSAEQLTMQKVFADLRNWSADFEKSNCSGDFAGLKAKRRSTSMPNISSTRLVDVILAQDGICRGQSPQVEAVPNDEQSIQHADHLILAQGDDCRGELPQVEVVPDDEQSIQNTVQPDHPRTPTEEQSTGELSKKRKRPSMWKRTKRFFVYLFTCG, encoded by the exons ATGGCAGAGAAGTCTGGCCACGTGAAAGTGGCCGAGGACCCTTTTTGCGGCGTGGGCGGCAACGTAATTCAGCTTACCAGACGGTTCGACGAcg AAGAGAACAGTAACAATATGCCTGCAGAAGCCGAAATATCCTCGCCATCCGCTGAGCAACTGACGATGCAAAAAGTATTCGCCGACCTTAGAAACTGGTCGGCAGACTTCGAGAAGTCGAACTGTAGCGGTGATTTCGCCGGGCTGAAGGCAAAGAGGCGATCTACATCTATGCCTAACATATCGTCGACACGTCTCGTTGACGTGATATTGGCGCAGGACGGTATTTGTCGCGGTCAGTCGCCGCAAGTCGAGGCGGTTCCGAACGACGAACAAAGTATTCAGCATGCGGATCATCTGATATTGGCGCAGGGCGATGACTGTCGCGGTGAGTTGCCGCAAGTCGAGGTTGTCCCGGATGACGaacaaagtattcaaaatacggTTCAACCAGATCATCCTAGAACGCCAACGGAGGAACAAAGCACAGGCGAATTATCGAAGAAACGCAAACGTCCATCAATGTGGAAACGAACAAAGCGTTTCTTCGTCTACTTGTTCACTTGCGGCTAA
- the LOC100166734 gene encoding probable sodium/potassium/calcium exchanger CG1090, with protein sequence MVGQRRPSRSCSILIWGGFLLLYAALTAIIDCTQSNGTSTTAIPLSSSVKQSSSADLLTTDDIYASGDGQTILPTQSLLQNENQTMESISVLNTANTTTIITDEAAEKCTPPAIKQFPRPFMRPSVRRRGGILIHIIICIYSFLGLAIVCDHYFVKSLDRICEELKVSPDVAGATFMAAGSSAPELATVVIGVFLAKDDIGVSGVIGSAVFNIMFVIAVCGLASTTVTYLNWWPLCRDSFFYTISILIMLLAIYNETISWIESSMLLLAYVVYCVALYYNLYLEAWANTWNLPFPPRNHGQINELFADQQTSDIKEGQEQIQLTGTKSPTGYDTTGSTGIDQQEQNQQQKNQQIQQNPDYYIPKVYHEADEVNPLLKPENGNILHVIQWAVMYPIYFTCYYTMPDCRKENFKNWYGLTFVISMLWISVYSYIMVWMITVIGNTLGIPDTVMGLTFVAAGVSVPDALSSLSVVKEGYGDMAVSNAIGSNVFDILVCLGLPWFLQTAVFNPGSTVKVYSKGLTYCTLTLLSTVVFLLVATHMNGWKLDRKFGAVLMLWYLIFIAIASLYEMNGTMNPPSCLTDY encoded by the exons ATGGTTGGACAGAGGAGACCAAGTAGATCATGTTCAATATTGATATGGGGTGGCTTTCTATTGCTTTACGCCGCGCTAACCGCAATCATAGATTGTACTCAGAGCAATGGGACAAGCACGACAGCTATTCCATTGTCGTCCAGTGTCAAGCAATCTTCATCCGCAGACCTACTGACCACGGATGATATTTACGCGTCTGGAGACGGCCAAACAATTCTTCCGACACAATCGTTACTTCAAAATGAAAACCAAACTATGGAAAGCATTTcg gTTCTAAATACAGCAAAcacaacaacaattattaccGACGAAGCGGCTGAGAAATGCACTCCACCAGCAATAAAACAGTTCCCCAGGCCTTTTATGAGACCCTCGGTGAGACGACGAGGAGGAATATTAATCcacataattatatgtatttatagctTCTTAGGATTAGCAATCGTATGTGATCACTATTTTGTAAAGTCATTGGATAGAATTTGtgaag aacttaaaGTAAGCCCTGATGTAGCGGGTGCAACATTTATGGCGGCTGGTAGCTCTGCACCTGAATTGGCTACCGTTGTCATTGGTGTATTTCTAGCCAAAGACGATATAGGTGTTAGCGGAGTCATCGGATCTGCCGTTTTCAATATCATGTTTGTCATAGCCGTCTGTGGCTTAGCATCTACAACCGTGACTTACCTCAACTGGTGGCCGCTTTGCAGGGATTCATTTTTCTACACCATAAGCATACTCATCATGCTGTTAGCCATCTATAACGAAACTATATCatg GATCGAAAGTTCTATGTTGCTTCTGGCGTATGTCGTATATTGTGTGGCGCTGTATTACAACTTGTACCTGGAAGCATGGGCCAATACGTGGAACTTACCTTTTCCACCAAGAAATCACGGACAA atAAACGAATTGTTTGCGGATCAACAAACATCAGATATCAAAGAAGGCCAAGAACAAATTCAATTGACTGGTACTAAAAGTCCGACGGGGTATGATACTACTGGATCAACAGGCATAGACCAACAAGAACAAAACCAACAGCAGAAAAATCAACAAATACAACAAAATCCagattattatataccaaaagTGTACCATGAAGCTGATGag GTAAATCCCTTGCTTAAGCcggaaaatggaaatattttacatgttatTCAATGGGCCGTTATgtatccaatttattttacttgttaTTATACAATGCCGGACTGTCGaaaagaaaatttcaaaaactggtATGGATTAACATTTGTTATATCTATGCTATGGATTTCTGTGTATTCTTATATTATGGTCTGGATGATCACAGTAATTG GTAATACACTTGGGATACCAGATACAGTCATGGGACTAACGTTTGTTGCAGCTGGAGTAAGTGTGCCAGACGCTCTATCAAGTCTTTCAGTAGTTAAAGAAG GTTACGGTGACATGGCTGTATCTAACGCAATTGGAAGTAACGTGTTTGACATATTAGTATGTCTAGGACTTCCGTGGTTTTTGCAAACTGCTGTATTTAATCCCGGGAGCACAGTAAAAGTGTACAGTAAAG gTTTAACTTATTGCACATTAACTCTTCTATCGACCGTAGTATTTTTATTGGTGGCAACGCACATGAATGGATGGAAGTTGGATAGAAAATTCGGAGCTGTCCTTATGTTGTGGTATTTGATTTTCATCGCAATAGCTAGTTTATACGAGATGAATGGTACTATGAATCCACCCAGCTGCTTGACCGactattaa